The DNA segment CGAGATGGGAACGTTGGCTAAGCGGTCCGTGAACAACTTCAGGACCGATCTGGTGACTCGGTGGATCTTTGATTTCATCAACTAGAGATAGGTTGTAGCTTGGGATAATGTTTGTTTCAAGATGATGATCTCTTTTTTCAGGCTTGTGGTATGTTGTCTGAAATGGATTCATGGTTACTATTGTCTAAACTATTATTCTCGCGGGATTCTTGGTGACGAAGCAATTTGAAAATCGATATGCTCCAGCTATTCACCCAATATTTTTGTGAGTTGCTTTAAGCTTTGTAAAGCTTGATGTCCCATAACCTCCGTCTGACCTGCACATTGAATCAAGATAAAGGAAACATTTCGTAACTCGCATGGTGCATGGGATAGAGTTTCGTCCAGATTGGCAATTGGTGATGTCGGTGGTGTTACGGTGATGTGAGTTACATCGGCGTTGAATTGCTGTCCTACGACATGCAGGGTGGAACCCGTGATTTTTATTGCTCTGGATAAATCAGATGTGTGTGTTCCAGtcaattttatttggttttcacGCCGGATCTGTAGAGGGTTTTTGTATTAATTCCCACCTCCTTCCTTTCGCGCGCCAAATGACGGACCAGATGATCCACTCATAAATTATGGTTATGCTTTAATCTAATATGTTGAACAAGTATTGAACAAAATGATAATGCGTATGAGACTTAAAGATGGAAAAAAGTTTCTTAGTGATACTCAAAGTTGACATAATGATGAAGAACAAGATATGTAAGAATACAAGTGAATTTGATTGTAAAAAGAGTATAATTTTGGTATGTGATTCTGAGGCTTGGATCCCTTTTTCTCCTTTGTCTTTATTTTATAGTCGGTTCTGAATAGAATAGTAACAGAGAATTATATCCGGCGTGTATTCAACACCATCAGTAGGAATATTAATGTGGCTCAACCTACCAGGGTTATCCTTGACCTTGTAGGCCAACTTTTAGCACAAACCCTTACATTGACACAAAGCTTAAAAGGCTTGAACATAATTAGCCTTAAAATTTTTAGGGCTTAATTTTAGCTCttttattttgctttatatAAATTGTATACAATATTTAACTGTATACtggaattttaaatttgttcgGTTATGCAGAATAAAGTTTTCTCACCACTCCGTAAAATCAATTTTTCTcgccaaaaaatcaaaaacgagttttcttgccaaaaccaaaaaaatcgagCTTTCACATAAAACCCCGTAAAATGAGTTGTTTTGCCAAAACCTTAAAATAGGGGTTTCTaccaaaatcaaaaatcaatttttctcgtaaaaccgaaaacacatttttcgccaaaacttcaaaaatcaAGTTTCTGCCAAAACTAATAATCgggttttcctgccaaaaccacaaaatcaatttttttccgCTAAAAACTTAAAATCGAATTTTCCTGCAAAAACTGAAAATCACGTTTTTCTGCTAAAACcgcaaatttaaaatttctccAAGAccaaaaaatgagtttttatttGGAGGTTTAAATCACTAAAACATCCATCGGTTGTAAGCTTCTCGTGACGTTTATGTGATTATATGAAACACCTCGTTAATATAACATGAATCCCTCCAGAAAAGATGACTGTGTTAACAGAAGGTTAACGATATTAACGGTGGGTTAACGTTTTAATAGTTGagggtttaaaaacataaagttTTAATTGGGGGTTTTCCATCCGATCTAATAATTGTTAGGGGTTTAAATCGCTaaaaacatttcacaaattctcATAACTCGTGttatttatatcatataaatcaaaattttcatttagttttaactttttaccTTTTTAGCTTTTCTTTTGACCTCGTTATCTGCAAACTTTTTATTTGTGTGCATGTTGTTTTGTAGTTAGAGCATTTCCAATGGTTGACTTcaattttatcttaaaaaattcatttttttttcaaaatgaagTAGCAATCACTGCAATGGTTTGCTTCATTTCTTTCTTATAAAAAGAATATTCCAAGTATATTTCATCTCTACTTTATCATTAATTACTAATAGACACCTtattacttttttatatttacttatttttcctaactattttgttttaaaaataatccaacataattattatttcatataaatttaatatcctcatataatgaatttattacataacatgaataaacaaacacaaaacatcataatttgtataaaaaaacaccatatatataatatttttctacaatTGATTAACAAAAATGTTTAGAGTAAGAAATGAGCTTATTTATCTTTGATTCTTTTAAATCGAATTAAAAAAGATTCATATGTTTTTTGATATAAACATCTGATTAGATAAAATTAAtagtcaaaattttgaaattaattggaTTATATTAAAGCATATAGTTTATTTCGTCAAAAGataagaataaataaaagttaagtACCAATTTATAACGAAAACGTTCATCtttaaaaaatgaagatatgTACAGtagattttcaaatttgaaacaaCAATGTTCATTATTTCATTCTGAAGCAAAAAAAATGAAGTAAGGTTGAAGCAAAACTTACttcaaaataaagcaaaaaatgaaatataaagtGGAGTTAGAGATGCTCTCGGCAGataatttgatttataattttagataaAGAAAGAAGACGTGGGTGTAGTACAACTAGGTCAAATTTTCAATTTCCTTTATTAATTTCATTTAgtttttaaatgtgtttttcaaaaaatgatCTATATTCTATTTCTGAAGGATTTCCAATCAGTCGGTGAGACAGGCCCGATGTTAACGTTACCAGTAGTCACCACACTCACACTTGGGCTGAATTTGGGCACATCACCGTGGATGTCGTTGTTCGACACATCGAGTGTCCTAAGCATAGGCAAATTGGTAAGCTCTGTCGGTATACTCCCAGTGAGTTGGTTATTAGAAAGATTGATGGTTTCCAAGGAAGTAAGCTTAGCAAAACTCGGAGGTATCGTACCCGTGAGCTCCTGCCTCCCAAGATCGACCACTGTAACATCATTACTTCCAGAACAAGTAATCCCAAGCCAGCTACGACCACACGGATCATTCCCTTTCCAACTCTTGGCTAGCTTCACTCGATATCCAAACGAATCAGCTACAGAAAGCAAGGCCTCGACGCGAGGATCACACGGAGCACCAGCAGTTTCCAGACAGAAGCTATTCGTGTTGGCTATTATATCAACAGCGACGGAGTTGTCGAATAAGGGAGTTGGTCCTTGAAAGCAGTTATTAGTCAGATTCACGACAGTAAGCGATTTGAGACCAGTAAAGGACGGTGGGACAAGACCAGTGAGCTGATTCTCTCTTACATTGAACAACCTGAGAGACTGTAAACCAGAGAGATCAGGGATGGGACCCCAAAAGGTGTTAGCTTGCAGATCAACCTCGACGAGAGAAGTCATCTTCTGTAACACCGAGATAGACCCGAATAGCTTCTGTCCGTTGAGATAGAGCTGCTGTAACGAGGAAGCTCCGAAGCTGGAAGGCAGCACTCCCTGCAGATTATTGCGAGATAGCTTCAAAGAAACGAGGCTTGGGAGCGTCTGGGAGCTGAAGAAATCAGGAATCGAACCCGCGAGGTTGCAGTTGACGAGAGAGAGGTTCTTGAGAGACGTGGCTTCTTTAATAGTCTCTGGAATCTCCCAAGAAGCGAAAGGGTTGTTGTCGAGGTACACTTCTTGCAACGAGTTCATCCCCGAGAAGAGATTCGCCGGCGTCGATTCGAAGAGATTGTCGTGTAGATTCAGCCTCTGTAGATGCGTTAGTCCCGAGAGATCAGGAACCGGGCCGGAGATTTTGTTGGAGAATAA comes from the Brassica napus cultivar Da-Ae chromosome A7, Da-Ae, whole genome shotgun sequence genome and includes:
- the LOC125576642 gene encoding receptor-like kinase TMK3, translating into MTRSHLCLLCLLLSLVNFAASQDDATIMQSLKSTLHLTPDVDWSNPDPCKWPSVQCDGSNRVTRIQLKQKGISGTLPPDLQKLSELIVLELFSNKISGPVPDLSGLTHLQRLNLHDNLFESTPANLFSGMNSLQEVYLDNNPFASWEIPETIKEATSLKNLSLVNCNLAGSIPDFFSSQTLPSLVSLKLSRNNLQGVLPSSFGASSLQQLYLNGQKLFGSISVLQKMTSLVEVDLQANTFWGPIPDLSGLQSLRLFNVRENQLTGLVPPSFTGLKSLTVVNLTNNCFQGPTPLFDNSVAVDIIANTNSFCLETAGAPCDPRVEALLSVADSFGYRVKLAKSWKGNDPCGRSWLGITCSGSNDVTVVDLGRQELTGTIPPSFAKLTSLETINLSNNQLTGSIPTELTNLPMLRTLDVSNNDIHGDVPKFSPSVSVVTTGNVNIGPVSPTDWKSFRNRI